From the Maniola jurtina chromosome Z, ilManJurt1.1, whole genome shotgun sequence genome, one window contains:
- the LOC123880421 gene encoding juvenile hormone esterase-like, which yields MCRRGVLWLFNGILVFVCASENVPLRKTPLGELKGFFMNTRGGRRISAFTAVPYAAPPVGDLRFKAPVPVSPWEGTRDATSVSPICVQRNPYIRQEEIVGQEDCLYLNVYTPFTNNEPIAEKDLLPVMVFIHGGGWMCGDATTEMYGPEHLLDRDVVFVAMNYRLGPLGFLSTQDEHCPGNNGLKDQQETLRFIQKNIYAFGGNNQSVTIFGESAGGASVNFHMLSASSAGLFHKAISESGTALVPWAEAPPGEARRNAFRLAKFLGCPPSPSERLIECLRNLDSYEIIGTEFLFYSWDYEPMTTFKAVIEPDLPGAFLTRNPRKPPSSPFVPWLTGLTKDEGCLKSVWLTNFPKRYEEFISGFDTISPVTFYYENSPYPEVITDRLKKEYFGNDEQSIKDGILKMYTDSYFAYPMLESVEQALNFSSQPVYLYHFVYRGANSFSQIFGDPAGDYGVCHADDLMYLFPIHFLNKPFTEEDNKMMDLMLTLWSNFATSGDPSKPIQLSFEWKPATSGKNMEYLEIGKKQAMKNDLASRSRLWAELPLWHNVRKRRITDEL from the exons ATGTGCCGCCGGGGCGTGTTATGGCTATTCAATGGAATTCTTGTTTTTGTATGTGCAAGTGAAAATGTACCGCTGCGGAAGACTCCATTGGGTGAACTGAAAGGATTTTTTATGAATACGCGCGGCGGCAGGCGGATTTCCGCATTCACCGCTGTCCCTTATGCAGCTCCTCCTGTGGGAGATTTAAGATTTAAG GCTCCAGTTCCTGTTTCCCCATGGGAGGGAACTCGGGACGCGACCAGTGTCAGTCCCATTTGTGTGCAGAGGAATCCTTACATCCGACAAGAGGAAATCGTCGGCCAGGAAGACTGCCTCTACCTTAACGTTTACACGCCTTTTACTAACAAC GAACCAATTGCTGAGAAAGACCTTCTTCCAGTTATGGTGTTCATCCATGGTGGTGGTTGGATGTGCGGAGATGCAACTACAGAAATGTATGGCCCTGAACATCTTCTTGATAGAGATGTAGTTTTTGTGGCTATGAACTATAGATTGG GTCCATTAGGATTTCTCTCAACCCAGGATGAGCACTGTCCTGGTAACAACGGTCTGAAAGATCAACAAGAAACACTTCGCTTTATTCAGAAGAATATTTACGCCTTTGGTGGCAACAATCAATCTGTTACGATATTCGGAGAGAGTGCAGGCGGAGCTAGCGTTAATTTCCACATGTTGTCGGCTTCGAGCGCTG GACTATTTCATAAAGCGATCTCGGAATCCGGTACAGCATTGGTACCATGGGCGGAAGCTCCCCCTGGCGAGGCAAGGAGGAACGCTTTCCGTCTGGCCAAGTTTCTCGGCTGCCCGCCGTCACCCTCTGAACGATTGATCGAGTGTCTCCGAAACTTGGACAGCTATGAAATTATAGGcacagaatttttattttac TCATGGGACTACGAGCCGATGACAACGTTCAAAGCGGTCATAGAACCTGACCTTCCGGGCGCCTTCTTAACGAGGAATCCTCGCAAGCCACCTTCTTCACCGTTCGTGCCCTGGCTAACAGGACTTACTAAAGACGAGGGATGCTTGAAATCTGTAT GGTTAACCAATTTCCCGAAGCGATATGAAGAGTTCATATCCGGTTTCGACACGATATCACCCGTCACTTTCTACTATGAAAATTCTCCCTATCCAGAAGTCATAACCGATAGATTGAAGAAAGAATACTTCGGTAACGACGAACAAAGCATTAAAGATGGAATCCTTAAG ATGTACACAGATTCTTACTTCGCTTATCCTATGCTGGAATCTGTAGAGCAAGCACTGAACTTCAGCAGCCAACCAGTGTACCTTTACCATTTTGTATACCGCGGCGCGAACAGTTTCTCCCAAATCTTCGGTGATCCCGCAGGAGACTATG GTGTATGCCATGCTGATGACCTCATGTATTTATTCCCCATACACTTCCTTAACAAACCCTTCACAGAAGAGGACAACAAAATGATGGATCTCATGCTTACCTTGTGGAGTAATTTTGCTACTAGCGG ggATCCCAGCAAACCTATCCAACTGTCATTTGAGTGGAAGCCGGCAACAAGTGGGAAGAATATGGAATATTTGGAAATAGGCAAGAAGCAAGCGATGAAAAACGATTTAGCTTCACGGTCGAGACTATGGGCGGAACTACCACTGTGGCACAACGTGAGAAAACGAAGAATCACGGACGAGTTATAA